The following coding sequences lie in one Candidatus Nitrospira allomarina genomic window:
- a CDS encoding PAS domain S-box protein encodes MNVIKHTSLLLNLNLQIVFIALMAFAFFCLDSMTHLGIAEGVLYVLVVLATLPSHHKLFTMGSIWVSTVLIIAGFWTSPPGLEENYALVNRLLSILGVWVTGFMVLRNLSSSQKLRSLKDDLEKQFETQTVELKQQNDAMLNLLDDMERVKLQLEEKQARLNLFIDAFPSGMVMVDEQGQIILINEIIVNLFGYTKDEILGNHIEHLLPERFRNTHVAHRGEFMKNPHPRAIGTGRDLYARRKDGSEFPVEIGLNPLKSGDVTYILASLVDITERKLSEAMLVQQTRLLAFDAALSHIIIQGGDLQSMLQACTQAICDHLNAAFARVWLFSPNQQILELQASAGHFHHPENHHLGIPDGPFHAAGIANRKKPELTIAVIGNPRFPHQDWATQEGIVAYAGYPLLRGQDVLGVMDVFFKEPVPDSTANTLKLGGDRIAMAVDRYQIGRAHHQLSQQSERILNSAGEGIYEVDREGRSTFINPAGARMLGYQPEELIGLPMHLTVHHSKPDGSPYPIEDCLIHAALRNGSVQRVEDEIMWRKDGTAFPVEYISTPIRNENNQLSGAVVIFNDITNRKQAEHIIAARNQELVRSNEELDQFAYIASHDLKEPIRGIHNFAKILIEDYGKDFNQDAMNKCETLIRLSMRMENLVDSLLYFSRAGRTEMGMRDTDLDATIKDIMDSLVVLLTEENAVIDIPRPLPTINCDAVRTGEILLNLITNAIKYNDKPEKHVEIGYLQSEERVWDSRQIQPGIPVFYIKDNGIGIRAKHYKSVFRIFKRLHSQDKYGGGSGVGLTITKKLIERHGGDIWIESTVGEGTTFYFTLGGGSRHDQYAQSAHSTCGGQSGGL; translated from the coding sequence ATGAATGTCATTAAACATACGTCTCTTTTACTAAATCTCAATCTTCAAATAGTGTTTATCGCCCTAATGGCTTTCGCTTTCTTCTGTTTGGATTCAATGACGCATCTGGGAATTGCCGAGGGTGTGCTCTACGTTCTGGTCGTGCTGGCTACCTTACCGAGCCACCATAAGCTTTTTACTATGGGCTCCATATGGGTGTCGACCGTCTTAATTATTGCGGGGTTTTGGACATCTCCTCCCGGTCTTGAGGAGAATTACGCCCTGGTAAACCGGTTACTATCTATTTTGGGCGTGTGGGTTACCGGGTTCATGGTTTTAAGAAATCTCTCCTCAAGCCAAAAGCTTCGATCATTAAAGGATGATCTGGAAAAGCAATTTGAGACGCAGACAGTGGAGTTAAAACAACAGAATGATGCCATGCTGAACCTGCTCGATGACATGGAACGGGTCAAACTCCAATTGGAAGAAAAACAAGCTCGTTTGAATCTCTTTATTGATGCCTTTCCAAGTGGCATGGTTATGGTTGATGAGCAGGGGCAAATTATATTGATTAATGAGATTATCGTGAATCTTTTTGGCTATACAAAAGACGAAATCCTCGGAAATCACATTGAGCATTTACTTCCGGAACGCTTTCGAAACACCCATGTGGCCCATCGAGGGGAGTTTATGAAAAACCCCCATCCCCGGGCCATAGGAACCGGTCGGGACCTGTATGCCAGACGCAAAGACGGCTCCGAGTTTCCTGTGGAAATAGGTCTGAACCCTTTAAAAAGTGGAGATGTGACTTATATCCTGGCTTCACTGGTCGATATCACTGAACGCAAACTTTCCGAGGCCATGTTAGTCCAGCAGACACGCTTACTGGCCTTCGATGCTGCGCTCAGTCATATCATCATCCAGGGAGGAGACCTTCAGTCCATGCTTCAGGCATGTACTCAAGCAATTTGCGACCACCTAAACGCTGCATTTGCCCGCGTATGGTTATTCAGTCCGAATCAGCAGATCCTCGAGTTACAGGCAAGCGCAGGACACTTTCACCATCCTGAAAATCATCATTTGGGTATCCCCGACGGACCATTTCATGCCGCGGGAATTGCAAATCGCAAAAAACCCGAATTGACCATTGCGGTCATCGGTAATCCCCGTTTTCCCCATCAAGACTGGGCTACACAAGAGGGAATAGTGGCCTATGCGGGATATCCCCTGCTCCGTGGCCAGGACGTGTTGGGAGTCATGGATGTATTTTTCAAAGAGCCTGTGCCCGATTCGACGGCCAATACCCTTAAATTGGGAGGCGATCGAATTGCGATGGCCGTTGACCGTTATCAAATCGGGCGTGCGCATCACCAGCTCTCACAACAGAGTGAACGTATTTTGAATTCTGCCGGTGAGGGGATCTATGAAGTGGACAGGGAAGGGCGAAGCACGTTTATTAATCCTGCCGGCGCCAGAATGTTGGGATATCAGCCGGAAGAACTGATCGGCTTACCGATGCATCTGACGGTGCATCACAGCAAACCCGATGGATCTCCCTATCCCATTGAAGACTGTCTGATTCATGCTGCCTTACGCAACGGTTCTGTCCAGAGGGTCGAAGACGAAATAATGTGGCGCAAAGACGGTACAGCATTTCCCGTGGAATATATTAGTACTCCGATTCGGAATGAAAATAATCAACTTTCTGGTGCAGTCGTCATTTTTAATGATATCACCAACCGTAAACAGGCTGAACACATCATCGCGGCAAGAAACCAGGAATTGGTTCGAAGTAATGAAGAACTTGACCAATTCGCGTATATCGCCTCGCACGATCTGAAAGAGCCAATCCGTGGGATCCATAATTTCGCCAAAATCCTGATTGAAGATTACGGCAAAGATTTCAATCAGGATGCGATGAATAAATGTGAAACGTTGATACGTTTATCGATGAGAATGGAGAATTTAGTGGATTCCCTGTTGTATTTCTCCCGCGCCGGCCGGACGGAAATGGGCATGCGTGACACGGATCTTGACGCGACGATCAAAGACATAATGGATTCTTTGGTCGTGCTGTTAACAGAGGAGAATGCGGTCATCGATATACCCAGACCGTTGCCCACCATTAATTGTGATGCTGTTCGGACAGGAGAGATCCTCCTGAATCTCATCACAAATGCCATAAAATACAATGATAAACCGGAAAAACACGTGGAGATTGGGTACCTACAGAGTGAGGAACGCGTATGGGACTCAAGACAGATTCAGCCGGGAATCCCAGTCTTTTACATCAAGGACAACGGCATCGGGATACGAGCCAAACATTACAAAAGCGTATTTCGTATTTTCAAGCGTCTTCATAGTCAAGATAAATATGGAGGC
- a CDS encoding response regulator yields MVKHSVPGVILIAEDNIDDCVIACRAWEESGIKCDIRLVHNGREVLDFLYRRRKFRNLQITQNPDLIILDLNMPRMDGRQVLLELRADHRLCSIPVVVFSDSKMPKDMAESETIGALEYISKPESFSEYVEILKHLGQFILKNPGRLVYAGC; encoded by the coding sequence ATGGTAAAACATTCGGTCCCTGGGGTAATTTTGATCGCTGAAGACAACATCGACGATTGTGTCATCGCCTGTCGAGCGTGGGAGGAAAGTGGAATAAAGTGTGATATTCGACTGGTTCACAATGGTAGAGAGGTGTTGGATTTCCTGTACCGTCGCCGAAAATTTCGGAATCTCCAGATCACTCAGAATCCTGATTTGATCATCCTGGATTTGAATATGCCTCGGATGGATGGACGACAGGTCCTTCTGGAACTGCGTGCAGATCACCGCTTATGCAGTATTCCCGTCGTCGTGTTTTCCGATTCCAAGATGCCGAAGGATATGGCCGAGTCCGAAACGATTGGAGCCCTTGAATATATTTCCAAACCGGAAAGTTTTTCCGAATATGTGGAGATCCTAAAACATTTAGGCCAATTTATTTTGAAAAACCCCGGGAGACTGGTCTATGCGGGCTGTTGA
- a CDS encoding hybrid sensor histidine kinase/response regulator, with translation MRAVEGVQGDVPLKILLVEDDEDDAIITRSLLQFSSGPPLIVDWAPSYEAGCASLEQQQHHIGLIDYNLGLKNGIDLVKEIQAKGCHMPIIMLTGQGNESLVVEAIKSGAIDYIPKHILSTENLERAICHGLENSKLTNELKLRQSQLELSNRELEKRNAEIRRFYHLLAHELKTPLTAAWEFVNILLEQIPGSLNTSQNEYLTVIQECCAHLDRNINDLYDITRLETGKLRIHIQPCILEPIITDVVTCLGPKAKSKNIRLSAHFDSSLSTVKIDSQRIKQVLLNLVGNALKFTPTGGEVTVTASADRRCPERVRVAVQDNGIGIPKDQLENIFDRLFQIQDDIASCSPGLGLGLFICREIIKLHGGTMVASSIPGRGSVFSFTLQCERK, from the coding sequence ATGCGGGCTGTTGAGGGTGTCCAGGGGGATGTTCCTCTTAAAATTCTGCTGGTGGAGGATGATGAGGATGATGCCATTATCACGCGCAGTCTTCTGCAATTTAGCTCCGGCCCTCCTCTCATAGTGGATTGGGCTCCATCGTATGAGGCCGGGTGCGCCTCCCTCGAACAGCAACAGCATCATATCGGGTTGATCGATTACAACCTCGGATTGAAAAACGGGATTGATTTAGTCAAAGAAATACAGGCAAAAGGCTGCCATATGCCGATCATTATGCTGACAGGCCAAGGGAATGAATCGCTGGTGGTCGAGGCAATTAAGTCCGGTGCCATAGACTATATCCCTAAACATATTCTTTCAACCGAAAATCTAGAACGGGCTATTTGTCACGGATTGGAAAATTCCAAACTGACCAATGAATTGAAATTAAGGCAGAGCCAGCTTGAACTATCCAATAGGGAACTCGAAAAGAGAAATGCCGAGATCCGGCGGTTTTATCATCTATTAGCTCATGAGTTGAAAACACCGCTCACGGCTGCATGGGAATTCGTCAATATTCTTCTAGAACAGATTCCCGGATCCTTGAATACATCTCAAAATGAATATCTCACCGTCATCCAGGAATGTTGCGCCCATTTAGATCGCAATATTAATGATCTTTATGATATTACGCGTCTAGAGACGGGAAAGTTACGGATACATATTCAGCCGTGCATCCTGGAGCCGATAATTACCGATGTCGTAACCTGTCTCGGTCCAAAGGCGAAATCTAAAAATATCCGGTTGTCCGCTCATTTCGATTCCTCTCTTTCCACTGTGAAGATAGATTCACAGCGAATTAAACAAGTATTACTCAATTTAGTCGGCAATGCTCTGAAGTTTACTCCCACGGGAGGAGAGGTGACTGTGACAGCTTCTGCGGATCGCCGTTGTCCTGAGAGAGTCCGGGTGGCTGTCCAGGACAACGGAATCGGTATTCCCAAAGATCAGCTCGAAAATATCTTTGATCGATTATTTCAAATACAAGATGATATCGCCTCCTGTTCCCCGGGACTAGGTCTTGGGTTATTTATCTGTCGGGAAATCATCAAGTTACACGGAGGTACCATGGTGGCAAGCAGTATTCCGGGTCGAGGGAGTGTCTTCAGTTTTACGCTCCAATGTGAACGGAAATGA
- a CDS encoding response regulator, with amino-acid sequence MEQTVLIIEDDESISKALEVRLQSRGFRVTIAFDAIMGMQKAAELLPQAILLDITLPGGNGLSLAERLKNSDRTQKIPIIFLTASKQADLRRSAIAVGGAALFEKPYDFEYLLAALRAVIQHPTVRLAI; translated from the coding sequence GTGGAACAGACGGTGTTAATTATTGAGGATGATGAAAGTATTTCGAAAGCCCTGGAAGTCCGTTTACAGTCCAGAGGCTTCAGGGTGACCATCGCTTTCGATGCAATTATGGGTATGCAGAAGGCGGCAGAACTTCTGCCTCAGGCGATTCTGCTCGATATTACCCTGCCGGGAGGAAACGGGTTATCTCTTGCTGAGCGGTTAAAAAACTCCGATCGAACCCAGAAGATCCCCATCATTTTTTTAACGGCGAGTAAACAGGCCGACTTACGACGATCAGCGATTGCAGTGGGAGGTGCGGCACTTTTTGAAAAGCCGTATGACTTTGAATATTTACTAGCAGCCTTGCGCGCCGTGATTCAACATCCGACCGTGCGGTTAGCAATATAG
- a CDS encoding hybrid sensor histidine kinase/response regulator — protein MMALPSVTNKQIRAYDVDDHHVDASVRVLLVDDNEDDAVIAQAMLASLQGMNFAVDWTYSFDAGLNRLKQNEHDICLLDFCLGQRSGLDLLQEALRYGCRIPIVMLTGTTDRQIDLKAIQSGAADYLVKGETNPGILERVIRHARERKRAEEEREHLTQQLIERSRLAGMGEVAANVLHNVGNLLNSLNVSAMLVGDQLHHLPFQDIQRVARLLENHSDDLETFIRQDAKGQRVPAFLHQLGTHLNEGLETAQKEINKVVTLVAALKQIIATQQEMAATTDVLQPALPKDLLECALLINKSGFEKHHIEVVREFGELPQIVVDRYQVLQILTVLIRNAMGSMSHIPFGSRRLTLKLNHHPLEEGWIQIQVVDTGKGLNPESFTRIFSQEETDKKTSSGLGLHGSALFAKNLGGTLSVWSKGEGYGSTFTLALPGQPAKKPFHV, from the coding sequence ATGATGGCACTTCCGAGCGTGACGAATAAGCAAATTCGCGCATATGACGTTGACGACCATCACGTTGATGCATCGGTGCGGGTGTTGCTTGTCGATGACAATGAAGATGATGCCGTTATTGCGCAAGCGATGTTGGCAAGCCTGCAGGGAATGAATTTTGCCGTTGATTGGACATATTCATTTGATGCAGGACTGAATAGATTAAAGCAAAACGAACATGACATTTGTCTGTTGGACTTTTGTTTAGGCCAACGCAGTGGCTTGGATTTGCTTCAGGAGGCTCTTCGATACGGGTGCCGTATCCCCATTGTGATGTTGACAGGCACCACTGATCGACAAATCGATTTGAAAGCCATTCAATCGGGTGCGGCGGATTACCTGGTCAAGGGCGAAACTAATCCGGGAATTCTCGAACGGGTGATTCGACATGCCAGAGAGCGGAAACGGGCGGAAGAAGAACGGGAGCATCTGACACAGCAATTGATCGAGCGCTCCCGTCTGGCGGGGATGGGTGAGGTGGCGGCCAATGTTCTGCATAACGTAGGAAATTTATTGAATAGTCTCAATGTTTCCGCAATGCTGGTGGGCGATCAGCTGCATCATCTTCCCTTTCAGGATATCCAACGCGTGGCCCGCCTTCTGGAAAATCATTCTGATGACCTGGAGACCTTTATTCGTCAGGATGCCAAGGGACAACGTGTACCGGCATTTCTCCATCAGCTGGGAACTCATTTGAATGAGGGCTTGGAAACGGCCCAGAAGGAAATAAATAAGGTGGTAACCCTCGTCGCTGCCTTAAAACAGATCATTGCCACCCAGCAGGAGATGGCTGCAACCACTGATGTTTTGCAGCCCGCCCTTCCGAAAGATCTTTTGGAGTGTGCCCTTTTGATCAATAAATCCGGATTTGAGAAACATCACATTGAGGTCGTAAGAGAATTTGGCGAACTTCCGCAAATAGTGGTGGATAGATATCAGGTCTTGCAAATTCTGACGGTTCTCATCCGCAATGCCATGGGTTCCATGAGCCACATCCCTTTCGGATCACGCCGGTTAACCTTGAAACTGAATCATCATCCTCTAGAGGAAGGATGGATCCAGATTCAGGTGGTAGATACGGGGAAAGGCTTGAATCCCGAAAGTTTCACCCGCATTTTTTCTCAGGAGGAAACTGACAAGAAAACCAGTTCAGGATTGGGACTTCATGGTAGTGCGCTTTTCGCCAAAAACCTGGGTGGGACGCTCTCGGTATGGAGTAAAGGAGAGGGTTACGGATCAACCTTTACGCTAGCCCTCCCGGGACAGCCGGCAAAAAAGCCTTTTCATGTTTGA
- a CDS encoding DUF3565 domain-containing protein, with amino-acid sequence MNQPIIGFHQDDLDDWVADLACGHGQHVRHQPPLSFRPWVLTPEGRRAHLKTILNCKKCDEKN; translated from the coding sequence ATGAACCAACCCATTATCGGGTTTCATCAAGATGACCTGGATGATTGGGTGGCAGATCTGGCTTGCGGCCATGGGCAGCATGTTCGACATCAGCCTCCCCTTAGTTTTCGCCCATGGGTTCTGACACCAGAGGGACGTCGAGCCCACCTCAAAACCATCCTCAATTGCAAAAAATGTGACGAAAAGAATTAA
- a CDS encoding DUF4197 domain-containing protein, translating to MLLPQIAFAQFGDFMKEIDKFSLPGAKTLGDDKIISGLKEALIVGTENTVKLTGNADGFLKNDAIKILLPEKLQSMDKALRLAGFGPQVDELVVSMNRAAEQAAPLAKPIFKDAVTNMSFDDAKKILDGGNTAATDYFQGKTRDQLATAFKPEVEKTMSQVGVTTQYKELVGQYTMLPFVTVPAFDLDDYVVGKSLDGLFHTLAQEEQKIRTNPAARVTDLLKDVFGK from the coding sequence TTGCTCCTTCCGCAGATCGCCTTCGCACAATTTGGTGACTTTATGAAAGAGATCGACAAATTTTCTCTGCCTGGGGCAAAAACCCTCGGAGATGACAAGATAATCTCTGGACTTAAAGAAGCACTGATCGTCGGAACGGAAAATACCGTGAAACTCACCGGCAACGCAGACGGTTTTTTAAAAAATGACGCTATTAAAATTTTACTACCTGAAAAACTTCAATCTATGGACAAAGCTCTTCGACTGGCCGGATTCGGGCCCCAGGTTGATGAATTGGTAGTTAGTATGAACCGGGCCGCCGAGCAGGCCGCTCCCTTGGCCAAACCCATATTCAAAGATGCGGTCACCAACATGAGTTTTGATGATGCCAAGAAAATTCTCGATGGAGGAAATACCGCCGCAACTGATTATTTCCAGGGTAAAACACGCGATCAACTTGCCACGGCGTTTAAACCTGAAGTGGAGAAGACGATGAGCCAAGTCGGGGTTACCACGCAATACAAGGAATTGGTGGGACAATATACGATGCTACCGTTTGTCACAGTCCCGGCATTTGATCTGGACGATTATGTGGTCGGAAAAAGTTTGGACGGGCTATTTCACACATTAGCCCAGGAAGAGCAAAAAATCAGGACTAACCCTGCAGCGCGCGTTACAGATTTACTCAAGGATGTCTTTGGCAAATAA
- a CDS encoding carboxypeptidase-like regulatory domain-containing protein, with translation MGPGITSRSTTDWEKGLKAGNKELSVTLGLGACILMILSLAALSTSSWAAAGEGSKPLAKFLEIPLKDGSIPDKLRFPLHEQNSVQYFSAGLGKEERSLSYPPYSLKLIFVKGDRSFLAGVAVEVINSDQTTLVSIPGEEVQGPWLFLNLSPGKYVVKATDSGGTTIEKSITLSGEKTTPVHFRWR, from the coding sequence GTGGGACCAGGAATTACCAGCAGATCGACAACAGATTGGGAAAAAGGCTTAAAAGCAGGAAACAAAGAGTTGTCTGTGACGTTGGGATTGGGTGCATGTATATTGATGATCCTAAGTTTGGCAGCCCTTTCAACCTCATCCTGGGCCGCCGCAGGTGAAGGCTCGAAACCTCTCGCCAAGTTTTTAGAAATTCCACTGAAAGACGGAAGCATCCCGGATAAACTCAGGTTTCCTCTCCATGAGCAGAATTCTGTTCAATATTTCAGCGCCGGATTAGGTAAGGAGGAACGGAGCCTGTCCTACCCACCCTATTCCCTTAAGTTGATCTTTGTGAAAGGCGACCGCTCTTTTTTAGCTGGTGTGGCGGTTGAGGTGATCAACTCAGATCAGACGACTTTGGTATCTATTCCAGGCGAAGAGGTACAAGGTCCTTGGTTATTCCTCAACCTTTCTCCAGGCAAATATGTTGTCAAAGCAACCGATTCAGGAGGGACCACTATTGAAAAAAGCATCACACTATCTGGAGAAAAGACCACTCCTGTTCACTTTCGTTGGCGGTAA
- the rmuC gene encoding DNA recombination protein RmuC, with protein sequence MIASYDPQLLWILVAGLLVGGTIAWGICSILYRGRRIQALQETATRFASAQAQTGELRTQLATLQQERDRIHQEFRLMEVAKVSAETNLENTQRHLAEQRALLEDAKMTLSDTFRSLASEALAGNNRGFLTLAEEKFKALKDEATASFDQRQTSIESLLQPLTESLRTYQKESQALEDKRLRELSVVGEQLRQLASAQTTLQAETAKLVNALRSPQVRGRWGEIALRRTAELAGMSENCDFFEQESVSTETGRLRPDMIVKLPAGRDVVVDSKVPLSAFLDSLETHTDEDREAALNRHLGQVKRHISQLASKEYWDQFPAAPEFVVLFIPNDSFLAAAAERDPSLVESALTKKVVIATPTTFIALLRAIAYGWRQEQVAEGAQRISILGQELADRLGTLAEHFGRIGQALGRTVESYNATVTSLENRIWPTARKFKTLGISAKKDLMDLKSVEHMPRPPGEMEPPPEDFPPASS encoded by the coding sequence ATGATCGCCTCTTACGACCCTCAGCTATTATGGATTCTCGTGGCCGGCTTGCTGGTCGGAGGGACAATCGCGTGGGGCATCTGTTCCATTCTCTATCGAGGAAGGAGGATCCAGGCCTTACAAGAGACCGCTACCCGATTTGCTTCTGCCCAAGCCCAAACTGGAGAACTTCGGACCCAACTCGCCACCCTTCAGCAGGAACGTGACCGGATTCATCAAGAATTTCGTTTGATGGAAGTGGCCAAAGTATCAGCTGAAACAAACCTTGAAAATACACAACGACACTTAGCCGAACAGCGAGCCTTGCTGGAGGATGCAAAAATGACCTTATCGGATACCTTTCGATCTTTAGCCTCGGAAGCCCTGGCAGGAAACAATAGGGGATTTCTGACCCTGGCCGAGGAAAAGTTTAAAGCCCTGAAGGATGAAGCGACGGCTTCCTTCGACCAACGCCAGACCTCCATTGAATCCTTGTTGCAGCCGCTGACTGAATCCCTACGCACCTATCAAAAAGAATCTCAAGCCTTAGAAGATAAGCGGCTTCGTGAACTCAGTGTCGTGGGAGAACAGTTACGCCAATTGGCTTCCGCCCAGACCACTCTCCAAGCCGAAACAGCCAAATTGGTGAATGCCTTACGATCACCACAAGTTCGAGGACGCTGGGGAGAAATCGCGCTTCGAAGGACGGCTGAATTGGCCGGCATGTCAGAAAACTGCGATTTTTTTGAACAGGAAAGTGTCTCCACCGAAACCGGCCGCTTGCGTCCCGATATGATCGTCAAACTCCCGGCAGGAAGAGATGTGGTGGTCGATTCCAAAGTGCCGCTCAGTGCGTTTTTAGATAGCCTGGAAACGCACACGGACGAAGATCGGGAAGCCGCCCTTAATCGACATCTCGGCCAGGTAAAACGCCATATCAGCCAATTAGCCTCAAAAGAATATTGGGATCAATTTCCAGCCGCTCCTGAATTTGTGGTCTTATTTATCCCCAATGATTCGTTCTTAGCTGCCGCCGCCGAACGCGACCCTTCCCTCGTCGAGTCGGCCTTAACGAAAAAAGTCGTCATCGCCACACCCACCACCTTCATTGCCCTGTTGCGGGCCATTGCCTACGGCTGGCGCCAGGAACAGGTGGCGGAAGGGGCCCAACGCATAAGTATCCTCGGACAAGAACTCGCCGATCGACTGGGCACTCTGGCAGAACATTTTGGAAGAATTGGACAAGCTTTAGGTCGGACCGTCGAATCCTATAATGCGACGGTCACCTCATTGGAGAATCGGATCTGGCCCACGGCCAGGAAATTCAAAACACTTGGAATCAGCGCAAAAAAAGACCTCATGGACCTTAAATCCGTCGAGCACATGCCAAGACCGCCTGGGGAAATGGAACCACCTCCCGAAGACTTTCCACCCGCATCTTCATAA
- the ftsH gene encoding ATP-dependent zinc metalloprotease FtsH: protein MEKKYRVSIWYFIIAFWGLIILQEMYFAAQHMDEVPYSQFKTWVQEDKVAEISITDKVIHGKLKSEKGGESPQWFQTVRVDDPELVKLLEERHVEYAGVIVSTLWKDVASWVVPILVFAGIWFWILRKMGQGAGGGFMRIGKSKAKVYIESDIKTRMSDVAGVDEAKVELMEVVEFLKTPEKFTRIGGRIPKGVLLVGPPGTGKTMLAKAIAGEAGVPFFSISGSEFVEMFVGVGAARVRDLFEQAMAKAPCIIFIDELDALGKARGTGPMMHEEREQTLNQLLVEMDGFDPRVGVIMLAATNRPEILDQALLRAGRFDRQVLVDRPDRPGRAAILAIHAKSIKLAPDVDLDKIAAMTPGMVGADLANVVNEAALLAIRRSRETAEHQDFEEAVERVIAGLEKRNRVLSVEERKRVAHHEVGHALVAMSLPGCDPVQKISIIPRGIAALGYTLQLPVEDRYLLTRSELENRIAVLLGGRMAEELVFGEASTGAADDLQKATTIAKRMVKDYGMSDKLGTVALDESVQPTFLKNMESHATPTYSEHTAQQVDQEVRRLIEEQGNRVRELLTRLRPVLLNGAEALLKAEVMTGEELMALLHAKEEEPIPG, encoded by the coding sequence ATGGAAAAAAAATATCGTGTCTCTATTTGGTATTTCATTATTGCGTTCTGGGGACTCATTATCCTCCAGGAAATGTATTTTGCGGCCCAACATATGGATGAGGTGCCTTATAGTCAATTTAAAACCTGGGTTCAAGAAGATAAGGTGGCGGAGATCTCCATTACCGACAAAGTCATTCACGGAAAATTAAAATCTGAAAAAGGCGGGGAAAGCCCCCAGTGGTTTCAGACAGTGCGCGTAGATGACCCGGAATTAGTGAAACTGTTGGAAGAAAGGCATGTGGAATATGCCGGAGTGATCGTCAGTACGCTCTGGAAAGACGTGGCCTCCTGGGTCGTCCCTATTCTGGTCTTTGCCGGGATCTGGTTTTGGATTTTGCGGAAAATGGGGCAAGGGGCGGGGGGCGGTTTTATGCGAATTGGGAAATCCAAAGCGAAGGTCTATATTGAAAGCGATATCAAGACTCGTATGAGTGATGTGGCCGGAGTCGATGAAGCCAAAGTGGAACTCATGGAAGTCGTCGAGTTCTTAAAGACCCCGGAAAAATTCACCAGGATTGGAGGCCGGATCCCCAAGGGGGTGCTCTTAGTGGGTCCGCCGGGCACAGGAAAAACCATGTTGGCGAAAGCTATTGCGGGAGAAGCCGGCGTGCCATTTTTTTCCATCAGCGGTTCGGAATTTGTCGAAATGTTTGTGGGGGTGGGAGCGGCCAGGGTGCGAGATTTGTTTGAACAGGCCATGGCTAAAGCGCCCTGTATCATTTTCATTGATGAGTTGGATGCGTTGGGAAAAGCCCGGGGAACAGGGCCCATGATGCACGAAGAACGGGAGCAAACCCTGAATCAATTGCTGGTGGAAATGGATGGGTTTGATCCTCGTGTGGGGGTCATCATGCTGGCCGCAACCAATCGTCCTGAAATTCTGGATCAGGCCTTGCTCCGTGCAGGCCGTTTTGATCGACAGGTGCTGGTTGATCGCCCCGATCGACCTGGAAGAGCCGCTATCCTTGCCATACATGCTAAGTCCATCAAACTGGCTCCTGACGTCGATTTAGACAAAATTGCCGCCATGACTCCGGGGATGGTAGGGGCTGACTTAGCCAATGTGGTGAATGAAGCTGCCCTATTGGCCATTCGAAGAAGTCGGGAGACGGCCGAACACCAGGATTTTGAGGAGGCCGTGGAACGGGTGATTGCCGGACTGGAAAAGAGAAACCGCGTCCTCAGTGTGGAAGAACGGAAGCGAGTGGCCCATCATGAGGTCGGTCACGCGTTAGTGGCGATGTCCTTGCCCGGGTGTGATCCTGTCCAAAAAATCTCGATCATTCCCCGTGGCATTGCCGCCTTGGGCTACACGCTACAGCTCCCTGTTGAAGACCGTTATTTGCTCACCCGTTCCGAATTAGAAAATCGTATCGCCGTCTTGTTAGGGGGGCGTATGGCGGAAGAGTTGGTCTTTGGAGAAGCCTCCACAGGAGCGGCTGATGATTTGCAGAAAGCCACCACCATCGCCAAACGGATGGTCAAAGATTATGGGATGAGCGATAAATTGGGAACGGTGGCGTTAGATGAATCCGTGCAGCCGACGTTTTTAAAAAATATGGAGTCGCATGCGACCCCGACCTATTCCGAGCACACCGCTCAGCAGGTCGATCAAGAGGTGCGTCGCCTCATTGAAGAGCAAGGGAATCGCGTCCGGGAATTGCTGACAAGGCTCCGGCCGGTGCTGTTAAACGGGGCTGAGGCCTTGTTGAAGGCCGAAGTCATGACCGGGGAAGAGTTAATGGCGCTTCTCCACGCTAAGGAAGAAGAACCTATTCCAGGCTAG